In Oryza brachyantha chromosome 2, ObraRS2, whole genome shotgun sequence, a single window of DNA contains:
- the LOC102713794 gene encoding U-box domain-containing protein 52-like: protein MDHQTKDLMLPFQSFCSRRELQCREIILDGTDVWKSIVDFVIDHKVNKLVLGASSRNAFTRTIRKLDVPTSVTRAAPSYCSVYVISKGKLSSFRPATHARANDSSKQELGSSVPENQQILVKSEPAPIIRIERQNPSSSDESTESSLMSADHQGQANLSYQKASSCPSEFLRDIKQGNNLSQEYPGNHRDLLLLHKEDNEQEDMEAEVRQLKLEVKQKNDVMHMWNNKELSLGIEDTTENTHANVDPEDEYLQEFMTCSNNPCSERQNAELSSAVLGQKHKLLRLETLSSDQCRERTIQEFKDHSSQDAVHPILRRLPPKFYSPRNDNKRGSASEEAYNLELKCKPLPRPIETKKLLEGLPTRFQCKTYTTEEVANGTDHFSLNLKIGEGGYGPVYKATLDSTLVAAKILHSNITQGLKQFQQEVELLNNIRHPNMVHLLGACPEYGCLVYEYMPNGSLEDRLFCRSGTPPLPWQLRFKIAVEIATGLLYLHKMKPEAFVHRDLKPGNILLDQDFVGKISDVGLARIIPRSIDETVTQYRMTDAAGTFCYIDPEYQKTGLVTTKSDVYALGIIYLQMITAKDAMGLAYMVSDALEEGTFEGLLDPNVKGWPVQEAQKFAELALKCCELRHRDRPDLESVVLPELIRLHALVAPSESSSSIEQGHQRSVSDKEVALDSDLADILNDGLVKGASFAA from the exons ATGGATCATCAGACCAAAGATTTGATGCTCCCATTTCAGTCCTTCTGCAGCAGACGAGAG TTACAATGCAGGGAAATCATTCTTGACGGAACTGATGTGTGGAAATCTATTGTTGATTTTGTCATTGACCACAAAGTTAACAAGTTAGTACTGGGGGCATCATCTAGGAATGCATTTACAAG GACAATAAGAAAGTTGGATGTGCCAACATCTGTCACAAGAGCTGCACCAAGTTACTGTTCAGTGTATGTTATATCCAAAGGAAAACTATCTTCATTTAGGCCTGCCACCCATGCAAGGGCAAATGATTCCAGCAAACAAGAGCTGGGATCCAGTGTACCTGAAAATCAGCAGATACTTGTAAAAA GTGAACCAGCACCCATAATACGTATTGAACGGCAAAATCCATCTAG TTCCGATGAATCAACAGAGAGCAGCCTCATGTCAGCAGATCATCAAGGCCAAGCCAATTTGTCATATCAAAAAGCATCTTCATGCCCAAGTGAATTTTTAAGAGATATTAAACAAGGCAATAATTTATCTCAAGAATATCCTGGGAACCATAGAGATTTATTGCTTTTACATAAGGAGGATAATGAGCAG GAAGATATGGAGGCTGAAGTAAGGCAGTTAAAGCTTGAGGTGAAACAAAAGAATGATGTTATGCACATGTGGAACAATAAGGAG TTATCTCTTGGGATCGAAGACACAACGGAAAACACGCATGCAAATGTTGACCCTGAGGATGAATATTTACAAGAATTCATGACATGTTCGAACAATCCCTGCAGTGAGAGACAAAATGCAGAACTAAGTTCAGCTGTTCTTGGCCAAAAGCATAAGCTATTGAGACTTGAAACCCTTTCTTCTGACCAATGCAGAGAGAGAACCATACAGGAATTTAAAGACCATAGTTCCCAGGATGCAGTGCATCCAATCTTAAGACGCTTGCCACCAAAATTTTACTCGCCTAGAAATGATAATAAACGTGGATCTGCTTCTGAAGAGGCTTACAATCTTGAACTGAAGTGTAAACCCTTGCCGAGGCCAATTGAGACGAAAAAACTACTGGAGGGTCTTCCAACTAGATTTCAGTGCAAAACATACACAACAGAAGAGGTCGCAAATGGCACCGACCATTTCTCACTGAACCTGAAGATAGGGGAAGGAGGTTATGGACCAGTCTATAAAGCTACACTTGACAGTACTCTTGTCGCTGCCAAGATTCTCCATTCTAACATAACTCAAGGCCTGAAACAGTTCCAACAGGAG GTTGAGTTGTTGAACAACATTCGCCATCCGAACATGGTGCATCTGTTGGGTGCTTGCCCTGAGTATGGCTGTCTGGTGTACGAGTACATGCCGAATGGCAGCCTTGAGGACCGTCTCTTCTGCCGATCAGGCACACCGCCCCTGCCATGGCAGCTGCGTTTCAAGATAGCAGTGGAGATAGCCACCGGCTTGCTCTATCTACACAAGATGAAACCTGAGGCCTTTGTCCACCGTGATCTCAAGCCTGGAAACATCCTTCTAGACCAAGATTTCGTTGGCAAGATCAGCGATGTTGGCCTTGCTCGCATCATTCCCAGGTCAATTGATGAGACAGTCACGCAGTACCGGATGACAGATGCTGCAGGGACCTTCTGCTACATTGATCCTGAATATCAGAAGACAGGACTGGTCACCACAAAATCCGACGTGTATGCGCTCGGCATCATCTATCTTCAGATGATCACTGCAAAAGACGCCATGGGGCTTGCTTACATGGTCTCTGATGCACTGGAGGAAGGAACATTTGAGGGGCTCTTGGATCCTAATGTGAAAGGATGGCCTGTGCAGGAAGCTCAGAAGTTTGCTGAGCTTGCACTGAAATGCTGCGAACTCCGGCACAGAGATCGTCCTGACTTGGAATCTGTCGTGCTTCCTGAGCTGATCCGTCTTCATGCACTTGTTGCACCATCTGAAAGTAGTTCTTCCATCGAACAAGGCCACCAGCGTTCAGTCAGTGACAAG GAGGTGGCTCTGGATAGTGACTTGGCCGATATTCTAAACGATGGGTTAGTGAAGGGAGCATCATTTGCAGCATAA
- the LOC102714067 gene encoding ribulose bisphosphate carboxylase small chain clone 512-like — protein MFLSTASFVVAGAAAVARPEQPAVLGRDQRKLPGSSCRATRSAAASNGFRTYCMKTWNPFTNRRYEAMSYLPTLTEESIVKEVEFIMSKGWVPCLEFDKEGKIHRSNSRMPGYYDGRYWTLWKLPMFGCSDAAAVLREVDECRREYPDAFVRLIAFDSSRQCQCMSFVVHKPPSAAAGEAE, from the exons ATGTTCCTCAGCACGGCCagcttcgtcgtcgccggcgccgccgccgtcgcacgGCCGGAGCAGCCGGCAGTGCTCGGCCGGGACCAGAGGAAGTTGCCCGGCTCCTCCTGCAGGGCAACAAGAAGTGCAGCAGCATCCAATGGCTTCAGGACCTACTGCATGAAG ACATGGAACCCTTTCACCAACAGGAGGTACGAGGCGATGTCCTACCTGCCTACCCTGACTGAGGAGTCCATCGTGAAGGAGGTAGAGTTCATCATGTCCAAAGGATGGGTCCCTTGCCTCGAGTTTGACAAG GAGGGGAAGATCCATCGGAGCAACAGCAGGATGCCGGGGTACTACGACGGGAGGTACTGGACGCTGTGGAAGCTGCCCATGTTCGGCTGctccgacgcggcggcggtgctccgGGAGGTCGACGAGTGCCGGCGGGAGTACCCCGACGCCTTCGTCCGCCTCATCGCCTTCGACAGCAGCCGCCAGTGCCAGTGCATGTCCTTCGTCGTCCACAAgccaccctccgccgccgccggcgaagctGAATGA
- the LOC102706726 gene encoding VIN3-like protein 2, with protein sequence MDPPFAGITIEPAKCRLMSVDEKRELVRELSKWPESAPDKLQSWSRREIVEILCADLGRERKYTGLSKQRMLDYLFRVVTGKSSAAVEHHVQEKEPTPEPNTANHQSPAKRQRKSDNPSRLPIVASSPTTDVPRPISNARFCHNLACRATLNPEDKFCKRCSCCICFKYDDNKDPSLWLFCSSDQPLQKDSCVYSCHLECALKDGRTGIMQSVQCKKLDGGYYCTRCRKQNDLLGSWKKQLVIAKDARRLDVLCHRIFLSHKILVSTEKYLGMHEIVDTAMKKLEAEVGPISGVANMGRGIVSRLAVGAEVQKLCARAIEAMESLFGGSLSNLQFHRSRMIPSNFVKFEAITQTSVTIVLDLGTLAQEVTCFNVWHRVAATGSFSSSPTGIILAPLKTLVVNQLAPATNYVFKVVAFSNSKEFGSWEAKIKTSCQKEDGLKGLMPGRSGLDQNNGSPKANSGGQSDPSSEGVDSNNNTAVYADLNKSPESDFEYCENPEILDSDKASHHPNEPTNNSESMPMAVARVMEVSELEEAPGLSASALDEEPNSTVKTALLRESSNSMEQNQRSEVPRSHDASNAPAGNELVIVPPRFSGSIPPTAPRCMENGKEINGRSLKTKPGDNILQNGSSKPEREPGNSSNKRTGKCEDIGHKDGCPEASYEYCVKVIRWLECEGYIETNFRVKFLTWFSLRATPHDRKIVSVYVNTLIDDPVSLSGQLADTFSDAIYSKRSPSVRSGFCMELWH encoded by the exons ATGGATCCCCCCTTCGCAG GAATTACTATTGAGCCTGCTAAATGCCGACTGATGAGTGTGGATGAAAAGCGGGAACTTGTCCGTGAATTATCAAAGTGGCCAGAAAGTGCTCCTGACAAATTACAGTCTTGGAGTCGCCGTGAAATTGTAGAGATTCTTTGTGCTGATTTAGGAAGGGAAAGGAAGTATACTGGATTATCGAAGCAGAGAATGTTGGATTATCTCTTCAGAGTTGTAACCGGCAAATCATCTGCTGCTGTGGAGCACCATGTGCAAGAGAAGGAGCCTACTCCTGAACCCAACACAGCCAACCATCAGTCCCCTGCAAAACGCCAGAGGAAGAGTGACAACCCATCAAGACTACCAATTGTTGCAAGCAGTCCAACTACAGATGTACCCAGGCCAATAAGTAATGCACGCTTCTGCCACAATTTAGCTTGCAGGGCAACTCTTAATCCAGAAGATAAATTCTGCAAACGCTGTTCATGCTGTATTTGTTTCAAGTACGATGACAATAAGGATCCTAGCCTCTGGTTATTCTGTAGTTCAGATCAACCCTTGCAGAAAGATTCTTGTGTATATTCATGCCATCTTGAGTGTGCTCTCAAGGATGGAAGAACTGGCATCATGCAGAGTGTGCAGTGCAAGAAACTTGATGGTGGCTACTACTGCACTCGCTGTCGGAAACAGAATGACCTACTTGG GTCCTGGAAGAAACAGCTGGTGATAGCTAAAGATGCTCGACGATTGGATGTATTGTGTCATCGGATTTTTTTGAGTCATAAGATTCTTGTCTCCACAGAGAAGTACTTGGGCATGCATGAAATTGTTGACACAGCGATGAAGAAGCTGGAGGCTGAGGTTGGTCCTATATCTGGAGTTGCAAACATGGGTCGTGGAATTGTTAGCCGGCTTGCTGTTGGTGCTGAAGTTCAGAAACTTTGTGCTCGAGCAATAGAGGCCATGGAGTCTCTGTTTGGTGGATCTCTTTCTAACTTGCAATTTCATC GATCACGGATGATACCGTCAAACTTCGTTAAGTTTGAAGCTATAACCCAAACATCTGTAACTATAGTTTTGGATTTGGGTACACTTGCTCAAGAGGTAACATGCTTTAATGTATGGCACAGAGTGGCAGCCACAGGTTCATTCTCATCAAGTCCGACTGGTATCATACTTGCACCGTTGAAAACATTAGTTGTCAATCAACTTGCACCGGCTACAAACTATGTATTTAAGGTAGTTGCATTCAGCAACTCTAAGGAGTTTGGATCATGGGAAGCCAAAATAAAGACAAGCTGTCAGAAGGAAGATGGTCTGAAGGGTTTGATGCCAGGTCGTTCTGGACTAGACCAAAACAATGGGAGCCCAAAGGCAAATAGTGGTGGTCAGTCCGATCCTTCTTCAGAAGGTGTGGACTCAAATAATAACACTGCGGTGTATGCTGATCTCAATAAATCGCCAGAAAGTGATTTTGAATACTGTGAGAATCCTGAAATCCTTGATTCAGACAAAGCAAGTCATCACCCCAATGAACCTACAAACAACTCAGAGAGTATGCCGATGGCCGTAGCTAGGGTTATGGAGGTGTCTGAATTGGAGGAAGCTCCTGGACTGTCAGCATCAGCTTTAGACGAGGAGCCCAATTCAACAGTTAAAACAGCATTACTTAGAGAGTCCTCAAATTCAATGGAGCAGAACCAGAGAAGCGAAGTTCCTAGATCACATGACGCATCAAATGCTCCTGCTGGAAATGAGTTGGTGATTGTTCCACCTCGATTTTCTGGCTCTATTCCACCAACTGCACCTAGATGTATGGAAAATGGTAAGGAGATAAATGGGAGGAGCTTGAAAACAAAACCTGGTGATAACATCCTTCAAAACGGCTCTTCAAAGCCTGAAAGGGAACCGGGAAATTCTTCAAATAAAAGAACAGGTAAATGTGAGGACATCGGCCACAAGGATGGATGCCCAGAAGCATCTTATGAGTACTGTGTTAAGGTGATCAGGTGGCTGGAATGTGAGGGCTATATTGAGACCAATTTTAGAGTGAAGTTTCTGACTTGGTTTAGCCTGCGTGCCACCCCTCATGACAGGAAGATAGTCAGTGTTTACGTAAACACACTTATTGACGATCCTGTTAGCCTATCTGGCCAGCTTGCTGACACTTTCTCGGACGCCATCTACAGCAAAAGGTCACCTTCTGTGCGCTCCGGTTTCTGCATGGAACTTTGGCATTAA